The genomic stretch CCGGGGAGGAAGTATTCCTATCATCTCCACATTCGAGCAAGTACTTGGAATCAAGACTGTACTTATGGGATTCGGACTGGAATCAAATGCTATCCATTCACCGAATGAGAACTTTCCATTGGATATTTTCCGAAAAGGAATCGAAGCAGTCGTTGAATTCCATTTAAGGTATTAGTTACAAGCTACGAGCTACAAGTGCTGCGCTATCGTTCTGCATAGCACTTGTAACTCGTAGCTTGTAACTCATTGATATGTCGTTCGCAAGACTTTAAATTCCGTGCGACGATTAATAGCATTACAAATCTCCTGCTGTTCCAGTGGGAGATTTTTTATAAACTCTTCTGTCAATACATCTCCCACCTTCAGGAAAGGTGCAGATTTCAGAGTGAAATTAGTGACTGTTTTAGGCTGTTGCTCTCCATACCCTTTCGGCGTGAGACGTTCCGAATCAATGCCTCCTTTAATTAAATAGCGTACTACAGATTCTGCACGACGCTGCGAAAGACGGAGATTATAATCATCATTCCCTTTATAATCACAATGTGCGGAGAGTTCGATAGTAACATTCGGATTATCATTTAGCAATTGTATCAACTCATCCAAGGCTACTGTAGATTCCGGAGTCAGGTCAGCCCGGTCAAACTCATAAAAGATATTCTCTATCAGTACAGGACGGGTAATGGAAGATAAAGGAAACTCAAGTTCATAATGGCGATCCTCATTAACATCTTCCGTCATCAACTCCTCTTTGTCATTCAGATAACCACGACAAGAAGCAAGCAAGGCATAACGGCATCCTGGTGTAAGTTCCTGAGTAAAAGTTCCATCCTTCTTCACATTGATCTTCATATAAGTACCATCCTCTCCCACCAAAGTAACCAGCGCATCAGAAAGTACATCCCCCTCTTTATCATAAACCAATCCTTTCAAGATATGATGTACCTCCGGAAGCTCAAAACTGTAAATGTGATCCCAGCCACGGGCATCTCCCCGGTTAGAAGAGAAAAAACCCCGATTGGGCGCACCCGGCTCGAACGTCATACCAAAATCATCACTTTGTGAATTTACCGGAGATTTCATATTCTCAATATGCCAACGCCCCGTCAGGCTATCCGGCACAGCACGAAAGATATCCAGACCACCCATGCCGGGATGTCCGGTGGAAGAGAAATACAGGGTACCATCCGGTGCAAAAGAGGGAAACATTTCATCACCGGAAGTATTAATTTCAGGCCCCAGGTTATCGACATAACCGAAACCATCACGAGTCACGTTGATACGCCATAAATCCAGTCCGCCCTGTCCACCTGGCATATCAGATACGAAATATAGATAATCACCTGCAGGAGATAATGCAGGGTGGGCAACAGAAGAAAGGGTATCATTCAAGATTGCGCACTTCTGAGGACTCCCCCACTCTGCCCCGGCACGTTGAGAAACATATATCTCTGCATAAGCCGGTGCATTGGGCAATGTCCGGCAACGAG from Bacteroides intestinalis DSM 17393 encodes the following:
- the porE gene encoding PorE family type IX secretion system protein; this encodes MKLYKLFLFFLCAILFLTSCGVGRSLRQAEQSYARGEYFDAARHYKTAYTRTPPKDRSQRGVLAYKQGDCYRRINYTLKAKAAYMNAVRYRHPDTLSHFYLAEMLRKNGEYAAAIPYYENYLAYAQNQSDIKGRKDSLAHIGIASCLLAQEWKKNPTRHIVKRIPILVSRRSDYSPMYVGNDPDILYLTSTRNEAKGADLNGITGMKSADIFHSKRNEKKQWQKPEPLASEVNSEFEEGACSFSADGKTMYFTRCRTLPNAPAYAEIYVSQRAGAEWGSPQKCAILNDTLSSVAHPALSPAGDYLYFVSDMPGGQGGLDLWRINVTRDGFGYVDNLGPEINTSGDEMFPSFAPDGTLYFSSTGHPGMGGLDIFRAVPDSLTGRWHIENMKSPVNSQSDDFGMTFEPGAPNRGFFSSNRGDARGWDHIYSFELPEVHHILKGLVYDKEGDVLSDALVTLVGEDGTYMKINVKKDGTFTQELTPGCRYALLASCRGYLNDKEELMTEDVNEDRHYELEFPLSSITRPVLIENIFYEFDRADLTPESTVALDELIQLLNDNPNVTIELSAHCDYKGNDDYNLRLSQRRAESVVRYLIKGGIDSERLTPKGYGEQQPKTVTNFTLKSAPFLKVGDVLTEEFIKNLPLEQQEICNAINRRTEFKVLRTTYQ